One Cynocephalus volans isolate mCynVol1 chromosome 5, mCynVol1.pri, whole genome shotgun sequence DNA window includes the following coding sequences:
- the TOMM6 gene encoding mitochondrial import receptor subunit TOM6 homolog translates to MASSGVPVSAVGSANQAPEIPDNVGDWLRGVYRFATDRNDFRRNLILNLGLFAAGVWLARNLSDIDLMAPQPGV, encoded by the exons ATGGCTTCTAGCGGGGTCCCGGTGAGCGCTGTCGGCTCGGCAAACCAAGCTCCTGAAATTCCGGACAACGTGGGAGATTGGCTTCGGGGCGTCTACCGCTTTGCCACCGATAGGAACGATTTCCGGAG gaACTTGATCCTCAATTTAGGACTCTTTGCTGCGGGAGTTTGGCTGGCCAGGAACTTGAGTGACATTGACCTAATGGCACCTCAGCCAGGAGTGTAG